One Thalassotalea atypica DNA window includes the following coding sequences:
- a CDS encoding nitric oxide reductase activation protein NorD yields MEEWVGEIWHKYITRKASTDHKEAKVEFSEISKSVGVVYRALGGDALKRVEPASARDYLVRKTFLQKIAADNTPISLAWQDEESLRLPESLAVFPSTELNRDLYIWLAVLAAHHQGSFKHWAIDNQQLVVEVLEKFPSLRPRYQKLAKAFVEHRADHSKRPADEQSMEKAICQAIITPGSVTEFPVVNYAPQAVYLWLYPSAHVDPQLLSEYGDFEETEGEENKSNAKKSQSSRKKAERVDAGDGKDGMMIFRLESMFSWSEFVKLDRGTDDTDEDDEENQRVIEDLDTITLSQQQEQKSARVKIDLDLPSASEDDIPMGEGIKLPEWNYKIQSLEEDRCLLQPMLPKDSGPKKLPHKLQKTAKVIQAQFEQLRSVRYWLKAQPQGEEIDLSAWLDFHVESKISATQERGLFRSYRGNNRDISSLLLADLSMSTDSYLDDNNRVIDVVQDSMMLFGEALNSVGDNFAMYGFSSVKRSNVRFTMLKNFNEAYTDHVRGRIQAIRPGFYTRMGAAIRQATKVLSEQQNSQKLLLILTDGKPNDIDHYEGRFGIEDTHQAITEAIKLGIKPFCITIDQEAEEYLPYLFGSDGYTVILRPSQLPVRLPQLYHQLTSH; encoded by the coding sequence ATGGAAGAATGGGTTGGTGAAATCTGGCACAAGTACATAACACGTAAAGCCAGTACAGATCATAAAGAAGCAAAGGTAGAATTTTCTGAAATCAGTAAGTCTGTCGGAGTTGTTTATCGTGCTTTAGGAGGAGACGCACTTAAACGTGTCGAGCCAGCCAGTGCGAGAGACTACCTAGTTCGAAAAACCTTTTTGCAAAAAATTGCCGCCGATAACACTCCAATAAGTTTAGCTTGGCAAGATGAAGAAAGTTTGCGCCTGCCTGAAAGCCTCGCTGTTTTTCCATCAACAGAGCTAAATAGAGACTTATATATATGGCTGGCTGTATTAGCTGCTCATCACCAAGGCTCTTTTAAACACTGGGCCATTGACAATCAACAGCTGGTTGTTGAGGTACTAGAAAAATTCCCATCACTAAGACCTCGCTATCAAAAGCTGGCCAAAGCATTTGTTGAACATCGAGCTGATCATTCAAAGCGTCCTGCTGATGAGCAATCAATGGAAAAAGCGATTTGCCAAGCGATAATCACACCTGGCTCTGTTACAGAGTTTCCTGTGGTTAACTATGCACCCCAAGCGGTGTACTTGTGGTTATACCCGTCAGCGCATGTTGATCCGCAATTGTTGTCAGAATATGGTGACTTTGAGGAGACAGAAGGCGAAGAAAATAAGTCCAACGCAAAAAAAAGCCAAAGTAGCCGTAAAAAGGCTGAGCGTGTTGATGCGGGCGACGGTAAAGACGGGATGATGATTTTTCGTCTTGAAAGTATGTTTTCTTGGAGTGAGTTTGTAAAACTCGATCGTGGTACTGATGATACCGATGAAGACGATGAAGAGAACCAACGCGTCATTGAGGATTTAGACACCATTACCTTGTCGCAACAACAAGAACAGAAAAGTGCTCGTGTAAAAATCGATTTGGATTTGCCTTCAGCGTCAGAAGACGATATTCCAATGGGAGAGGGGATTAAACTTCCTGAGTGGAATTACAAAATCCAGTCGTTAGAAGAAGATCGTTGCCTGCTGCAACCTATGCTACCTAAAGACAGTGGCCCTAAAAAGTTGCCTCATAAATTGCAGAAAACTGCAAAAGTTATCCAAGCACAGTTTGAACAATTGCGAAGTGTCAGGTATTGGCTAAAGGCCCAGCCACAAGGCGAAGAAATTGATTTATCTGCTTGGTTAGATTTTCATGTCGAAAGTAAGATATCAGCAACACAAGAAAGGGGATTGTTTAGGAGTTATCGTGGTAATAACCGTGATATTTCCAGCCTGTTGCTGGCGGATCTTTCAATGTCAACAGATTCATATTTAGACGACAATAATCGCGTAATTGATGTTGTTCAAGACAGTATGATGCTTTTTGGTGAAGCGCTAAACAGTGTCGGCGATAATTTTGCCATGTACGGTTTTTCATCGGTGAAGCGAAGTAATGTACGTTTTACCATGCTGAAGAATTTTAATGAGGCGTACACCGACCATGTTAGAGGGCGAATACAAGCAATACGCCCAGGGTTTTATACCCGCATGGGCGCTGCGATACGACAAGCAACTAAAGTGCTGTCTGAGCAACAAAACAGCCAAAAGTTGTTGCTGATTTTAACTGACGGTAAGCCAAATGATATTGATCATTATGAAGGTCGTTTCGGTATAGAAGATACTCATCAGGCGATCACTGAAGCCATCAAATTAGGAATCAAACCATTTTGTATTACTATTGATCAAGAAGCAGAAGAGTACCTACCATATTTGTTTGGTAGTGACGGCTACACGGTAATATTACGTCCTTCTCAGCTGCCAGTTAGATTACCGCAGTTATATCATCAATTGACGAGCCATTAA
- a CDS encoding ArsR/SmtB family transcription factor, whose product MDIEIIAKALKELGHPTRLAIFKRLVKAGEQGISVGSVQEELVIPGSTLSHHISGLASAGLIKQRREGRTLFCVVEYDKLLAVISFLQDECCIDELN is encoded by the coding sequence ATGGATATAGAGATAATTGCAAAAGCTTTAAAAGAATTAGGCCACCCTACCCGACTCGCCATATTTAAACGTCTTGTTAAAGCCGGTGAGCAAGGTATTTCAGTAGGTAGTGTGCAAGAAGAATTAGTTATTCCAGGGTCAACATTATCACATCATATTTCAGGTTTGGCTTCCGCTGGACTGATTAAGCAACGTCGTGAAGGTCGTACGTTATTCTGTGTGGTGGAATACGATAAGTTGTTGGCAGTGATTTCTTTTTTGCAAGATGAATGCTGCATTGATGAGTTGAATTAA
- a CDS encoding permease produces the protein MMTFTQEMFFEALNMFGFLSVELTLLYLLISYFVGVLQEYIPPTKIQNILSSKNGKGYIIAAFLGAITPFCSCSTIPFLKGLLRAKAGFGTMMVFLFASPLLNPVIIGLFAVTFGLQVTMFYFSIAMGVSVIAGYLLEKLGFEKYIKAQAYIEPETTSCSPGCKGKEKPVSKWVRIWRSTWSDFKKVLPYLFGGIALGSMIYGFMPTELVAQVASENNPFAVPVAAVIGIPLYIRAEAVIPLSAALVTKGMGLGAVMALIIGSAGASLTEVILLKSLFKNPMIIAFLAVILSMAIGAGYLYSYLF, from the coding sequence ATGATGACTTTTACTCAAGAAATGTTTTTTGAAGCATTAAACATGTTTGGCTTTTTATCCGTTGAACTCACGCTGCTTTATTTGTTGATCAGCTATTTTGTAGGTGTTCTACAGGAATACATTCCGCCAACAAAAATCCAAAATATACTCAGTAGCAAAAATGGCAAAGGGTATATCATTGCGGCTTTTTTGGGGGCTATAACGCCGTTTTGTTCGTGTTCAACAATTCCTTTTCTAAAAGGGCTGCTCAGAGCTAAAGCTGGCTTTGGCACGATGATGGTGTTTTTGTTCGCAAGCCCCTTATTAAACCCCGTAATTATTGGCCTATTTGCAGTGACTTTTGGTCTGCAGGTTACGATGTTTTATTTTAGCATTGCCATGGGCGTATCTGTGATCGCGGGTTACTTATTGGAAAAACTGGGTTTTGAAAAATATATTAAGGCTCAAGCCTATATTGAACCTGAAACTACTAGCTGTTCGCCTGGTTGCAAAGGAAAAGAAAAGCCTGTCAGCAAATGGGTTAGAATTTGGCGAAGTACTTGGTCTGATTTTAAAAAAGTACTCCCTTATTTATTTGGCGGTATTGCTTTGGGATCCATGATTTATGGCTTTATGCCGACGGAGCTTGTTGCGCAAGTCGCCAGTGAAAATAATCCATTTGCTGTGCCCGTGGCGGCAGTTATTGGTATACCGTTATACATAAGAGCGGAAGCGGTTATTCCTTTGAGCGCTGCATTGGTAACAAAAGGAATGGGCTTGGGCGCGGTTATGGCGCTAATTATTGGTAGCGCAGGTGCAAGTTTAACAGAAGTGATATTGTTAAAGTCTCTCTTTAAAAACCCAATGATTATTGCATTTTTAGCGGTTATCTTGTCGATGGCCATAGGTGCGGGCTATTTATATTCCTACCTATTTTAG
- a CDS encoding pseudouridine synthase, translating into MRLDKFVCKSTALIKSEAIALINAGKVLVNGEAFLSESAQVHENNEILLDGKRLIARPFRYLLMNKKVNTICSNVDELYPSLFNDVSIDKVSELHIAGRLDADTTGLVLITDDGRWSYNIITPSCKCPKVYRVDLSRPIADDTAEKFKQGLQLQGEQELTLPASLSVISPQRVLLTITEGKFHQVKRMFAAVGNKVTALHREQIGSVVLDVAPGQWRYLSAVEIQSFYPPAKKQSILGNSS; encoded by the coding sequence ATGCGCCTAGATAAATTTGTGTGTAAGAGCACCGCTTTAATAAAATCAGAAGCCATAGCGCTCATCAATGCTGGCAAGGTGTTGGTCAACGGCGAGGCCTTTTTATCTGAGTCAGCTCAAGTGCATGAGAATAATGAAATTTTACTTGATGGAAAGCGATTAATTGCACGACCGTTTCGTTATTTATTGATGAACAAAAAAGTAAACACTATTTGTTCGAACGTCGATGAACTTTATCCCTCATTATTTAATGATGTTTCTATTGATAAAGTGTCAGAGCTGCACATTGCTGGTCGCTTAGATGCTGATACCACAGGGTTGGTATTAATTACCGATGATGGACGTTGGTCATACAATATTATAACGCCAAGCTGTAAATGCCCGAAAGTGTATCGTGTTGATTTATCGCGTCCTATTGCTGACGATACGGCAGAAAAATTTAAGCAAGGGTTGCAGCTTCAAGGTGAACAAGAACTCACTTTACCTGCTAGCCTTTCTGTGATCAGCCCTCAACGGGTTTTATTGACAATTACGGAAGGGAAGTTCCATCAAGTAAAGCGCATGTTTGCCGCGGTTGGTAACAAAGTAACCGCACTTCATCGAGAGCAAATAGGGAGCGTTGTCTTAGATGTCGCACCTGGGCAGTGGCGCTATCTTTCAGCAGTAGAGATTCAATCGTTTTATCCACCAGCCAAAAAACAGAGTATTTTGGGGAACAGTAGTTAA
- a CDS encoding proline iminopeptidase-family hydrolase, producing the protein MRSVFFFLFITFSFNAYSHQDPELSGYVAVKGGNIWYRLNGRGFLGNKPALIVLHGGPGGTHRGNMPYVQLADAFPVILYDQLGSGNSDRPTSTSNWTVERFVSEISAIKAHLKLDQIIVAGHSWGGTLAAEYALRQVEGLQGIILSSPLISTAQWVEDNNEWRKQLPQKVEATLLKHEENETTDHPEYLAASEVFYDSHMCRKKPCPHGNYRIGDKGWNPELYKYMWGTSDFFASGTLKSYSIESELAKIKTPTLMICGEFDEAAPQSCRKYANAMQTAKVVIIPDAGHSTMRENETMYVEEVRKFLNTLVVN; encoded by the coding sequence ATGCGCTCAGTATTCTTCTTTTTGTTTATTACTTTTTCCTTCAATGCTTATAGTCACCAAGATCCTGAACTCTCGGGTTACGTAGCAGTTAAGGGGGGCAATATTTGGTATCGCCTAAATGGTCGGGGATTTTTAGGCAATAAGCCCGCACTTATTGTGCTACATGGTGGACCGGGCGGTACTCATCGCGGAAACATGCCCTATGTACAACTTGCTGATGCATTTCCTGTCATTCTTTATGATCAATTAGGCTCTGGTAATTCAGATAGGCCTACATCAACATCCAACTGGACAGTTGAGCGTTTTGTTAGTGAAATTTCAGCTATTAAAGCCCACCTAAAGTTGGATCAAATTATTGTTGCAGGCCACAGTTGGGGCGGCACACTTGCCGCAGAATACGCACTACGACAAGTTGAAGGGTTGCAAGGCATTATTTTATCTAGTCCACTCATTAGCACGGCCCAATGGGTTGAAGATAATAACGAATGGCGCAAGCAGCTCCCACAAAAAGTCGAAGCCACTCTACTCAAACATGAAGAGAATGAAACAACGGATCACCCTGAATATCTCGCGGCGTCTGAAGTGTTTTATGACAGCCATATGTGCCGAAAGAAACCATGTCCTCACGGAAATTATCGAATTGGTGATAAAGGCTGGAACCCTGAGCTGTATAAATACATGTGGGGTACAAGTGACTTCTTTGCTTCGGGGACACTTAAGAGCTACAGCATTGAAAGTGAACTCGCAAAAATAAAGACTCCTACCTTGATGATTTGTGGAGAGTTTGATGAGGCAGCACCGCAAAGTTGTCGTAAGTATGCTAACGCGATGCAAACAGCTAAAGTTGTCATTATTCCTGATGCAGGGCATTCAACCATGCGGGAAAATGAAACAATGTACGTTGAAGAAGTGCGTAAGTTCTTGAATACCTTAGTTGTAAACTAA
- a CDS encoding TetR/AcrR family transcriptional regulator has product MGDAENTRQNILEISADEIHKHGFTATSLSVILNRCCISKGALYHHFSSKLELGYAVFEEIFAPMILESWEPAVSTEDPIEGLCQHFIDICNEMECDEMVCGCPLNNLCEEMANVDEGFRLRILSMQTKLNSLIASALEDYQAHLQSGISYKQVAYFIVATFHGATSLSKSSRNKELFEQVVNQLCIYLRSLKA; this is encoded by the coding sequence ATGGGCGATGCCGAGAATACTAGACAAAATATATTAGAGATCAGTGCCGATGAAATTCATAAGCATGGTTTTACTGCGACAAGTCTGTCAGTTATTCTGAATCGTTGCTGCATATCTAAAGGTGCGCTATATCATCACTTTAGTAGTAAGCTAGAATTAGGCTATGCCGTTTTTGAAGAAATATTTGCTCCCATGATTCTAGAGTCATGGGAGCCAGCTGTGAGCACTGAAGATCCCATTGAAGGCCTTTGCCAACATTTTATCGATATTTGCAATGAGATGGAGTGTGATGAAATGGTATGTGGCTGTCCATTGAACAATTTGTGTGAAGAAATGGCTAATGTTGATGAAGGCTTTCGTCTGCGAATTTTATCGATGCAAACAAAATTGAATAGTTTGATTGCTTCCGCACTGGAAGATTATCAAGCACATTTACAATCAGGTATCAGTTACAAACAAGTAGCATACTTTATCGTAGCGACATTTCACGGTGCGACCAGTTTAAGTAAGAGCTCAAGAAATAAAGAGCTATTTGAGCAAGTCGTCAATCAGCTTTGTATTTATTTGCGCAGCCTGAAAGCATAA
- a CDS encoding MlaC/ttg2D family ABC transporter substrate-binding protein: MRTIVSLASAAIIAVSLFVSSVAAEEISPYKVLETTGTNLFGRISNSQKEIEKFPEVMRNIVEDELMPAIDYKYAAYRVLGKNLKKITKEQRKKFVESMRYYLIRTYAKALTQYSDQQVVFEPEKPTGKKRIVAISTQIIDSSRPPIEMVFKMRKNKKTLQWKAFDMVVEGISLLDAKQAELSKRIAKHGVDQVSLELASIAK, encoded by the coding sequence ATGCGTACAATTGTTTCCCTCGCCTCAGCAGCAATAATAGCTGTTTCACTCTTCGTGAGTTCAGTTGCTGCTGAGGAAATTTCTCCCTATAAAGTGCTAGAAACTACAGGGACTAACTTGTTTGGTCGTATTTCTAATAGCCAAAAAGAGATAGAAAAATTTCCTGAAGTGATGCGCAATATTGTTGAAGACGAATTAATGCCGGCAATCGATTATAAATATGCGGCCTATCGTGTTCTCGGTAAGAATTTGAAAAAGATTACCAAGGAACAACGAAAAAAATTTGTTGAATCAATGCGTTATTATTTGATTCGCACATATGCTAAAGCGTTAACACAATATAGTGATCAACAGGTTGTTTTTGAACCAGAAAAACCGACAGGAAAAAAACGTATTGTTGCGATCAGCACACAAATTATCGATTCTAGCCGACCACCAATTGAGATGGTTTTCAAAATGCGCAAAAACAAGAAAACTCTACAATGGAAGGCGTTTGATATGGTGGTTGAGGGGATTTCACTGTTAGATGCTAAGCAAGCTGAGTTATCAAAAAGGATTGCTAAACATGGTGTGGATCAAGTTTCACTAGAGCTAGCCTCTATCGCAAAGTAA
- a CDS encoding acetyl-CoA hydrolase/transferase family protein has product MTVKVCQTALEAVSAIEDNEFIWTHSMAATPRLLFSALAEHAKTRRNLTLLQLHTERGDALADPSLKGHLRHRCYFSSASTRPLLAKGDADYVPVFLSEVPKIFRNGEQVIDTAIVQVSPPDKHGMCTMGVSVEATNSACQVAKKIIAHVNPKMPRTHGDAFISYDRFHSVYWQEDELPSHPMAKQDDVVKAIGENVAALINDGDCLQMGIGAIPDAVLSCLHDRKDLGIHTELFSDGILDLVEAGVINNRLKKVHPGKIVTGFALGTQRLYDFVDDNPQVAFLDIEYVNDTSIIRRNDNVAAINSALQIDLSGQICADSIGTSIYSGVGGQMDFIRGASLSKGGKAVIALPSTARNGQLSRIVATLDAGAGVVTTRAHAHYIATEFGVANLRGKSLKERAEALISIAHPDFKEQLCKQCYEIWNIRL; this is encoded by the coding sequence ATGACGGTCAAAGTATGTCAAACAGCGTTGGAAGCTGTTTCAGCAATTGAAGACAACGAGTTTATTTGGACTCATTCGATGGCGGCAACGCCTAGGCTCTTATTTTCAGCGCTAGCTGAACATGCAAAAACTAGGCGAAATCTTACCTTATTACAATTACATACTGAACGTGGCGATGCCCTAGCTGATCCTTCGCTTAAAGGGCATTTACGCCATCGTTGTTATTTTAGTAGTGCAAGCACGCGACCACTATTAGCTAAAGGTGATGCTGATTATGTGCCGGTGTTTTTGTCTGAAGTCCCGAAAATTTTTCGTAACGGCGAGCAAGTTATCGATACTGCAATAGTTCAAGTGTCCCCTCCTGATAAACATGGCATGTGTACGATGGGAGTATCGGTGGAAGCAACTAACTCAGCTTGCCAAGTTGCAAAAAAAATTATTGCACATGTTAATCCCAAAATGCCCCGAACTCATGGTGACGCATTTATATCTTATGATAGGTTTCACAGTGTTTATTGGCAAGAAGATGAGCTACCTAGCCACCCAATGGCAAAACAAGATGATGTGGTTAAAGCAATCGGTGAAAATGTCGCGGCATTGATTAATGATGGTGACTGTTTACAAATGGGCATTGGCGCAATACCTGATGCGGTTTTGTCATGTCTTCACGATAGAAAAGACTTAGGCATTCATACCGAGTTGTTTTCTGACGGTATATTAGATTTAGTCGAAGCGGGTGTGATCAATAACCGCTTGAAAAAAGTACACCCTGGGAAAATCGTAACAGGCTTTGCGCTAGGCACTCAAAGGCTCTACGATTTCGTCGATGATAATCCACAGGTCGCTTTTTTGGACATAGAATACGTCAACGACACATCTATCATCAGAAGGAATGACAACGTTGCTGCCATCAATAGTGCGCTCCAAATTGATTTGTCAGGGCAAATTTGTGCTGATTCCATTGGTACTTCAATCTATTCAGGTGTTGGTGGGCAAATGGATTTTATCCGTGGCGCAAGTTTATCTAAAGGCGGTAAAGCCGTTATTGCTTTACCGTCTACCGCGAGAAATGGTCAACTTTCGCGTATTGTCGCCACATTGGATGCCGGTGCAGGAGTGGTTACCACACGCGCACATGCCCATTATATTGCCACGGAATTCGGCGTAGCGAATTTGCGGGGTAAAAGCCTTAAAGAGCGGGCAGAGGCGTTAATCAGCATCGCACATCCAGACTTTAAAGAGCAATTGTGTAAGCAGTGCTATGAGATTTGGAATATAAGACTATAA
- a CDS encoding OmpA family protein: MNKKSFLSLSMALLFTTNATAFESVNGKALIGQTYGGVHYSYFSVDEDRLAIDGIENSYLNDGDGLGLELGYRLSEFNELRIQYTDMSIDAGNSNFGDKDGSLFGIDVLHFLQHQNLYVLGGFKEIDLDEEELTMNIGAGFRHHFNERFAAYVEAKGHYQFDEGERDFSASLGLIYYFGTNSAKPVAKSAPAKVTPVKQEVSPVVKDSDGDGVIDSEDQCAQTPMSDKVDENGCTMFTEETSTMELKINFDNNKTEIKTDYLSEVERAVNFLETYKHVNLTIEGHTSAQGNAKYNKELSMKRATAVVDMLVNQYGINASRLTAVGYGEEQLLNLENNAQAHADNRRIKAKVSVVNKVAVKK, translated from the coding sequence ATGAATAAGAAGTCATTCTTGAGCTTGTCGATGGCCTTGCTGTTTACAACGAATGCTACTGCGTTTGAGTCGGTTAATGGAAAAGCGTTAATTGGGCAAACATACGGGGGAGTACATTATAGCTATTTTTCCGTAGATGAAGATCGTTTAGCTATCGATGGCATTGAAAACTCATATTTAAATGATGGAGACGGCCTTGGTTTAGAGTTGGGCTATCGATTGTCTGAATTTAACGAGTTAAGAATACAGTATACAGATATGTCGATAGACGCAGGGAACAGTAACTTTGGCGACAAAGATGGCTCTCTTTTTGGAATTGATGTTTTACACTTTTTACAACATCAAAATTTATATGTTCTAGGTGGATTTAAAGAAATCGATTTAGATGAAGAAGAGTTAACGATGAATATTGGTGCGGGTTTCCGCCATCATTTCAATGAGAGGTTTGCAGCCTACGTTGAAGCTAAAGGGCATTATCAATTTGATGAAGGTGAGAGAGACTTTAGTGCATCGTTAGGCTTGATTTACTATTTTGGTACCAACAGTGCTAAGCCTGTTGCTAAAAGTGCGCCAGCAAAAGTTACGCCGGTTAAGCAGGAAGTGTCTCCAGTGGTTAAGGATTCTGATGGCGACGGTGTTATAGATAGTGAAGATCAATGCGCTCAAACACCGATGTCAGATAAGGTTGATGAAAACGGTTGTACGATGTTTACCGAAGAAACTTCAACCATGGAATTAAAGATTAATTTTGATAACAACAAAACTGAAATCAAAACTGATTATCTTTCAGAGGTTGAACGTGCTGTAAACTTCCTTGAGACATATAAGCATGTAAACCTTACTATTGAAGGACATACTTCTGCTCAAGGTAATGCGAAGTACAATAAAGAACTGTCAATGAAGCGAGCAACGGCTGTGGTAGATATGCTTGTAAATCAATATGGTATTAACGCATCAAGACTGACGGCTGTAGGCTATGGTGAAGAGCAGTTATTAAACCTTGAAAATAACGCTCAAGCCCATGCTGATAACAGAAGAATTAAAGCGAAAGTCTCTGTGGTGAATAAGGTTGCAGTGAAAAAATAG
- a CDS encoding MATE family efflux transporter, producing MQQYNFITQTKSLMKLAYPILIAQLIQNLMGFADTVMAGRVSATDMAAVAVASSVWLPIILTISGIMMALAAIVSQYSGAKAFNKVANATFQTAWIGLILALMVIALNSMVSGQIYDKVPMESELKSLMFDYLDYIVWGGPAFCLYLVLRNYSEGLSHTRPTMIISILGLLINIPANYIFIYGKFGMPALGGAGCGVATALVYWVMFIGMLVYVYFSKHLKHATLFEKIYWPHWQDIKGILTVGLPIAFSLLFEVSLFAAVAIILAPLGAEIVASHQIAINFSGLVFMVPLSLAMAVTIKVGFAVGKNNHDEAKAICKHSVTLGLLIAVITAALTLTFKAQIASIYTTDSVVVELAASLMFLAALFQFSDAIQVISAGALRGYKDTTSILIITFVSYWGVGLSIGLVLGITDWVIEPIGASGFWIGFISGLSTAAVFLAWRLKIVQRRFDLQAAN from the coding sequence ATGCAGCAGTACAATTTCATCACACAGACTAAAAGCTTAATGAAGCTTGCCTATCCTATTTTGATCGCACAGTTGATTCAAAATTTAATGGGCTTCGCTGATACAGTGATGGCCGGACGGGTGAGCGCAACAGATATGGCCGCTGTTGCTGTAGCCAGTAGTGTTTGGCTACCTATCATTCTGACAATTTCCGGTATCATGATGGCACTCGCCGCCATAGTATCTCAATACTCAGGCGCTAAGGCTTTTAACAAAGTTGCCAATGCGACTTTTCAAACCGCTTGGATAGGGTTGATTCTGGCACTAATGGTCATTGCTTTAAATTCTATGGTTTCAGGGCAAATATATGACAAGGTACCGATGGAGTCCGAGTTAAAATCACTGATGTTTGATTATCTCGACTATATTGTATGGGGCGGCCCAGCCTTTTGTTTATATTTAGTATTGCGAAATTACTCTGAAGGACTATCTCACACCCGCCCTACCATGATCATCAGTATTCTTGGGCTATTGATCAATATCCCTGCAAACTACATTTTTATTTACGGTAAGTTTGGCATGCCGGCTTTAGGCGGTGCAGGTTGTGGGGTGGCTACCGCACTTGTTTATTGGGTAATGTTCATTGGCATGCTGGTTTATGTTTACTTTTCAAAGCACCTAAAACATGCAACCTTATTTGAAAAAATATATTGGCCGCATTGGCAAGACATAAAGGGCATATTAACGGTGGGACTACCTATTGCATTTTCTTTATTATTTGAAGTGAGTCTATTTGCAGCCGTAGCCATTATTTTAGCACCACTAGGAGCTGAAATTGTCGCGAGTCATCAAATTGCGATCAACTTTTCAGGCTTAGTGTTTATGGTGCCATTAAGTTTAGCGATGGCAGTGACAATCAAAGTCGGCTTTGCTGTCGGTAAAAATAACCACGATGAAGCCAAAGCGATATGTAAGCACTCGGTTACATTAGGGCTACTCATTGCCGTGATTACCGCAGCTTTAACCTTAACGTTTAAAGCACAGATTGCCAGCATTTACACCACTGATTCTGTTGTTGTTGAATTGGCAGCTAGCTTAATGTTTTTAGCCGCTCTATTTCAGTTCTCCGATGCCATTCAAGTGATATCTGCGGGAGCTTTGCGAGGTTACAAAGACACCACATCGATTCTTATTATCACTTTTGTATCATATTGGGGTGTTGGACTATCCATTGGCTTAGTCTTAGGGATAACTGACTGGGTAATTGAGCCAATTGGCGCTTCGGGTTTTTGGATCGGATTTATCTCTGGCTTGTCTACTGCAGCAGTATTTCTAGCATGGCGTTTAAAAATCGTTCAACGTAGATTTGACTTGCAGGCTGCTAACTAA
- a CDS encoding riboflavin synthase subunit alpha → MFTGIVQSVATVFSVNTKNNLAKFVIEVEKQQAQALELGASIAINGVCLTVVQSDQIDDDRYHLQFDVIDETLRVTNLAEIKARDAVNFERSLKVGDEVGGHYLSGHIHVQAALTSIVQTPENTCLEFQLDNEKNGDFSQYLFDKGFIAINGTSLTLGIVEENKFKVHLIPETLSRTNLGDLQLTDNVNIEFDQQTMTIVKTIERMNLQNRMSVS, encoded by the coding sequence ATGTTTACGGGTATTGTACAGTCAGTTGCAACAGTTTTCTCTGTTAATACAAAAAATAACTTAGCTAAATTTGTAATTGAAGTTGAAAAGCAACAGGCTCAAGCACTTGAGTTGGGAGCAAGTATCGCTATCAACGGGGTTTGTTTAACTGTCGTACAAAGCGACCAAATTGATGATGATAGATATCACCTACAATTTGATGTTATCGATGAAACTTTAAGGGTGACAAATTTAGCCGAGATAAAAGCGCGTGATGCAGTTAACTTTGAACGCTCTTTAAAAGTGGGGGACGAAGTAGGAGGGCATTACCTTTCTGGCCATATCCATGTTCAAGCCGCACTTACTTCTATCGTTCAAACACCTGAAAATACCTGCCTTGAATTTCAACTAGACAATGAAAAAAACGGTGACTTTAGTCAGTATTTATTTGATAAGGGGTTTATTGCCATTAATGGCACGAGCTTGACGCTAGGAATAGTTGAAGAAAACAAGTTTAAAGTGCATTTAATTCCTGAAACGTTATCACGTACTAATTTAGGCGACCTTCAGCTAACCGATAATGTTAATATCGAGTTTGATCAACAAACCATGACCATTGTTAAAACGATTGAACGAATGAACTTACAAAATCGAATGTCTGTATCTTAG
- a CDS encoding CPXCG motif-containing cysteine-rich protein → MLQDIKQERIECPHCGHHIHITLDTTSGDQDYYEECPACCCDIHLNMHIDEYQQKIKLAVDADDEQVF, encoded by the coding sequence ATGCTCCAAGATATAAAGCAAGAACGCATAGAATGTCCTCATTGCGGGCACCATATTCATATTACTTTAGACACCACTAGCGGCGATCAAGATTATTATGAAGAGTGCCCTGCTTGTTGCTGCGATATCCATTTAAACATGCACATAGACGAGTACCAGCAAAAAATTAAATTAGCTGTTGATGCGGATGACGAACAGGTTTTCTAA